In Hwangdonia lutea, a single window of DNA contains:
- a CDS encoding serine hydrolase domain-containing protein has product MKTIFYPILIIALFCNSCASNNNPIDEIPIDDALYFPPINSNTWETKSINDLGWNESALQPLLDYIEGKGTKAFIILKNGRMAVEWYGNGEDATSNLAWNSAAKTLVAFTAGIAQQEGFLNIDDASSDYLGSGWTSLTPEQENNITIWNHLTMTTGLDYTVPNNNCTDPDCFTYENEPSSFWYYHNGPYTILHDIVANAVNTDFGNYFEDKLKDKIGMQGAWIHFGYFKLYYSTARSMARFGLLNLNKGVWNGADILNDNNYFEAMTNTSQNLNKAYGYLWWLNGKDSYRSPGLTLEFQGKLIPNAPDDLIAGLGKDDQKLYIVPSKKLVIVRMGDDAGEALLGPSSFDNDLWGEINKLID; this is encoded by the coding sequence TTGAAAACGATCTTCTACCCTATTTTAATTATTGCTTTATTCTGCAATAGTTGTGCTTCAAATAACAACCCCATTGATGAAATTCCCATAGACGACGCGCTCTATTTTCCTCCTATAAACTCCAATACTTGGGAAACAAAATCGATTAACGATTTAGGTTGGAACGAAAGTGCTTTACAACCTCTTTTAGATTATATTGAAGGCAAAGGCACCAAAGCTTTTATCATACTAAAAAATGGACGGATGGCTGTAGAATGGTACGGAAATGGCGAAGATGCAACCTCTAATTTAGCATGGAATTCCGCCGCTAAAACACTAGTGGCCTTTACTGCGGGCATTGCCCAACAAGAAGGATTTTTAAATATTGACGATGCCTCAAGCGATTATTTAGGTAGCGGATGGACCAGTTTAACGCCTGAACAGGAAAACAATATTACTATTTGGAATCATTTAACGATGACCACGGGATTGGATTATACCGTACCCAATAACAATTGCACCGACCCTGATTGTTTTACCTATGAGAATGAACCCAGCAGTTTTTGGTACTACCATAATGGACCTTATACCATTTTGCACGACATTGTTGCAAATGCTGTAAATACCGATTTCGGTAATTATTTTGAAGATAAGTTAAAGGATAAAATCGGCATGCAAGGGGCTTGGATACACTTTGGTTATTTTAAATTGTACTATAGCACCGCCAGAAGCATGGCTCGATTTGGGCTGCTAAACCTTAACAAAGGCGTGTGGAATGGTGCTGATATTTTGAATGACAACAACTATTTTGAAGCCATGACAAACACCTCGCAAAACCTAAATAAAGCTTATGGCTATTTGTGGTGGTTAAACGGAAAAGATAGTTATAGAAGTCCTGGTTTGACTTTGGAATTTCAAGGTAAATTAATCCCGAATGCCCCAGATGATTTGATAGCGGGCTTAGGAAAGGATGACCAAAAACTATACATTGTACCGAGTAAAAAACTAGTAATTGTGAGAATGGGTGACGATGCTGGTGAAGCATTGTTGGGGCCATCGAGTTTTGACAACGACCTATGGGGCGAAATTAATAAACTGATTGATTAA
- the rimO gene encoding 30S ribosomal protein S12 methylthiotransferase RimO → MRTKTLKKNKINVVTLGCSKNVYDSEVLMGQLKANNKEVVHEEEGNIVVINTCGFINNAKEESVNTILEFMQKKEAGEVDKVFVTGCLSERYKPDLVKEIPNVDEYFGTTELPGLLKALGADYKHELIGERLTTTPKNYAYLKIAEGCDRPCSFCAIPIMRGKHKSTPIEEIVVEAEKLAANGVKELILIAQDLTYYGLDLYKKRNLAELLEALVKVDGVEWIRLHYAFPTGFPMDVLEVMDREPKICNYLDIPLQHISDDILKSMRRGTTKEKTTKLLREFRAKVPKMAIRTTLIVGYPGETEAHFQELKQWVADMRFERLGCFTYSHEENTHAYNLEDDVPEDVKIDRANQIMEIQSQISWELNQQKIGQEFKVVIDRKEGNYFIGRTEFDSPDVDNEVLIDATKTYLKTGEFATIKIIEAEDFDLYGEVV, encoded by the coding sequence ATGCGCACAAAAACGCTTAAAAAGAATAAAATAAACGTGGTAACCCTTGGCTGTAGTAAAAATGTTTACGACAGCGAAGTGTTAATGGGGCAACTTAAGGCCAATAATAAAGAGGTTGTACACGAGGAAGAAGGCAATATTGTGGTGATTAATACCTGCGGATTTATTAATAATGCCAAAGAAGAAAGTGTAAATACCATCTTGGAATTTATGCAAAAAAAAGAAGCCGGTGAAGTTGATAAAGTATTTGTTACCGGTTGTTTAAGCGAGCGTTACAAACCTGATTTGGTTAAGGAAATCCCCAATGTGGATGAGTATTTTGGTACTACCGAATTACCCGGTTTATTGAAAGCCTTGGGTGCCGATTATAAACACGAATTGATTGGCGAACGGTTAACCACAACACCTAAAAACTATGCCTATTTAAAGATTGCCGAAGGTTGCGACCGCCCCTGTAGTTTTTGTGCCATCCCTATTATGCGCGGCAAACATAAAAGTACGCCTATTGAGGAGATTGTTGTTGAAGCTGAAAAACTGGCAGCAAATGGCGTAAAAGAGTTGATTTTAATTGCACAGGATTTAACCTATTACGGACTGGATTTATATAAAAAACGAAACTTAGCCGAACTGCTCGAAGCTTTGGTGAAAGTTGATGGTGTAGAGTGGATACGTTTGCATTACGCATTTCCAACGGGTTTCCCCATGGATGTTTTGGAGGTGATGGATCGCGAACCGAAAATCTGTAATTATTTAGATATTCCGTTGCAGCATATTTCTGATGATATTTTAAAAAGTATGCGTCGCGGGACAACTAAAGAAAAAACCACAAAACTGCTTCGGGAATTTAGGGCCAAAGTGCCGAAAATGGCGATTAGAACCACACTTATTGTGGGTTATCCGGGAGAAACCGAAGCCCATTTCCAAGAGTTAAAACAATGGGTTGCCGATATGCGCTTTGAGCGTTTGGGATGTTTCACTTATTCCCACGAAGAAAATACGCATGCTTATAATTTAGAAGATGATGTGCCGGAAGATGTAAAAATTGACCGCGCCAATCAGATTATGGAAATTCAATCTCAGATTTCTTGGGAGTTAAACCAACAAAAAATAGGGCAGGAGTTTAAAGTGGTTATCGACAGAAAAGAGGGCAATTATTTTATTGGCCGTACCGAATTTGATTCGCCCGATGTGGATAACGAAGTGCTTATTGATGCCACAAAAACCTATTTAAAAACAGGTGAATTTGCCACTATTAAAATTATTGAAGCTGAGGATTTTGATCTTTATGGGGAGGTTGTTTAA
- a CDS encoding PspC domain-containing protein — MKSNDKMIAGICSGIAEFLGWKTYHVRTIFFMATLLGALGLIIYTILNFVMPNSNNDYLA; from the coding sequence ATGAAATCCAATGACAAAATGATAGCCGGAATTTGTTCTGGTATCGCTGAATTTCTTGGTTGGAAAACCTACCACGTTAGAACAATATTCTTTATGGCTACATTGTTAGGAGCTTTAGGACTTATAATTTATACTATTTTAAACTTCGTGATGCCTAATTCTAACAATGATTATTTAGCATAA
- the thrC gene encoding threonine synthase — protein sequence MNYYSLNKKAPNTSFKDAVIKGLAPDKGLYFPESITPLPQSFFDDIDNLSHTEIAFEAIKQFVTPEIPEAVLKTIVEETLSFDFPVVQFNKNISTLELFHGPTMAFKDVGARFMARCLGYFNKDNSEEVTILVATSGDTGGAVANGFLGVKGVNVVILYPSGKVSDIQEKQLTTLGQNIKALEVNGSFDDCQAMVKTAFLDEALTSKMQLTSANSINVARWLPQLFYFMFAYKQLHKKYKNIVFSVPSGNFGNICAGMMAQQLGLPITHFIASNNENNVVTRYLKSQNYQPQASVQTISNAMDVGDPSNFIRIQEIYKNNFDALKENLSSYSFSDETTKAAMLEIYEQFNYVADPHGAVGYLGCKAYLKNNKEAHGVFLETAHPTKFLDVVEDVIKEKQPLPAQIKAVMDKEKVATKISTYSDLKDFLLK from the coding sequence ATGAATTACTACAGTTTAAACAAAAAAGCACCAAACACATCGTTTAAAGATGCGGTTATAAAAGGATTGGCGCCCGATAAAGGCCTATATTTTCCGGAAAGCATAACGCCTTTACCACAATCTTTTTTTGATGATATCGACAATTTATCACACACCGAAATAGCGTTTGAAGCCATTAAACAATTCGTTACACCCGAAATTCCAGAAGCGGTTTTAAAAACCATTGTTGAGGAAACCCTAAGCTTTGATTTTCCAGTGGTGCAATTCAATAAAAACATTTCTACTTTAGAATTGTTCCACGGTCCAACCATGGCATTTAAAGATGTCGGGGCACGTTTTATGGCGCGTTGTTTAGGCTATTTTAATAAAGACAATAGCGAAGAAGTTACTATTTTGGTAGCTACATCGGGCGATACCGGTGGTGCAGTGGCGAACGGCTTTTTGGGTGTAAAAGGCGTAAATGTTGTAATCCTCTACCCGAGCGGAAAAGTGAGCGATATTCAGGAAAAGCAACTCACAACTTTAGGCCAAAACATAAAGGCTTTGGAGGTTAATGGCTCCTTTGACGATTGCCAAGCCATGGTTAAAACCGCCTTTTTAGATGAGGCATTAACCAGTAAAATGCAGCTCACTTCGGCCAATTCCATTAACGTGGCGCGTTGGTTGCCACAGCTCTTTTATTTTATGTTTGCCTACAAACAGTTGCATAAAAAATATAAAAATATTGTGTTTTCTGTACCAAGCGGAAACTTTGGAAACATTTGTGCGGGCATGATGGCGCAACAATTGGGGTTACCGATTACACATTTTATCGCATCGAATAATGAGAACAATGTGGTGACCCGCTATTTGAAATCGCAAAATTACCAACCACAGGCATCGGTACAAACCATCAGTAATGCTATGGACGTAGGCGATCCGAGTAACTTTATTCGAATTCAGGAAATTTATAAAAATAACTTTGATGCATTAAAAGAAAACCTGTCGTCGTATAGTTTTTCTGATGAAACCACCAAAGCTGCCATGTTGGAAATTTATGAGCAATTCAATTACGTGGCAGACCCACACGGCGCCGTTGGCTATTTAGGATGTAAAGCCTATTTAAAAAATAATAAAGAGGCGCATGGCGTGTTTTTAGAAACCGCGCATCCCACCAAGTTTTTAGATGTTGTAGAAGACGTTATTAAAGAAAAACAGCCGTTACCAGCACAAATTAAAGCGGTTATGGATAAGGAAAAGGTCGCGACAAAAATCTCAACGTATAGCGATTTAAAAGACTTTTTATTAAAGTAG
- a CDS encoding homoserine kinase: MNEIKIFSPATVANVACGFDVLGFCLDTVGDEMTIRKVDKKGIFITKVEGFNLPMETELNVAGVSALAMYEAANPDCGFEIEIRKNIKPGSGIGSSAASAVGSVFGMNELLGQPFNKTELTVFAIKGEAFASKCEHADNLAPAIFGGFTLVKSVAPLEVLQIPVPNNLYATIIHPQIEIKTSEARAILPKEVALQDAITQWSNFGSLIHGLHTSDYPLIKRSLHDIIIEPHRSKLIPYFEEVKQAALQQGALGSGISGSGPSIFSLSEGLEQAKSVEKAIKKVYSKTNIEFDVFVSKINTEGIKIIK; encoded by the coding sequence ATGAACGAAATAAAAATATTTTCGCCGGCAACCGTTGCCAATGTCGCCTGTGGTTTTGATGTTTTGGGTTTTTGCTTAGACACTGTTGGTGATGAAATGACCATTAGAAAAGTTGACAAAAAAGGCATTTTTATAACCAAAGTTGAAGGTTTTAATTTACCTATGGAAACCGAATTAAATGTCGCGGGAGTTTCGGCATTGGCCATGTACGAAGCAGCAAATCCTGATTGTGGTTTCGAGATTGAAATCCGTAAAAACATAAAACCCGGCAGTGGTATTGGCAGTAGTGCCGCCAGTGCGGTGGGCAGTGTTTTTGGCATGAACGAACTTTTGGGACAACCATTTAATAAAACAGAACTTACCGTATTTGCCATTAAAGGCGAAGCATTCGCGAGCAAATGCGAGCACGCCGATAATTTAGCGCCTGCCATTTTTGGGGGTTTTACCTTAGTGAAAAGCGTAGCGCCGCTTGAGGTTTTACAAATTCCGGTTCCCAATAATTTGTATGCCACTATTATTCATCCGCAGATCGAAATAAAAACCTCCGAAGCCAGAGCCATACTTCCTAAAGAAGTGGCGCTTCAAGACGCCATAACGCAATGGAGTAATTTTGGGAGTTTAATTCACGGGTTGCACACCAGCGATTATCCGTTGATAAAAAGATCGCTGCACGATATTATAATAGAACCACACCGCAGTAAATTGATTCCTTATTTTGAAGAAGTGAAACAAGCAGCTTTGCAACAAGGTGCCTTAGGCTCGGGAATTTCTGGTTCCGGCCCATCAATTTTTTCTTTATCCGAAGGATTGGAACAAGCCAAAAGCGTAGAAAAAGCTATTAAAAAAGTATATTCAAAAACAAACATTGAATTTGATGTTTTTGTTTCAAAAATAAATACAGAAGGTATAAAAATTATTAAATAA
- the thrA gene encoding bifunctional aspartate kinase/homoserine dehydrogenase I — protein MKVLKFGGTSVGSSKNINSVMQILDNYSKDGAVICVVSAVGGITDKLLRAGNQAKNKDNDFINTFGIIKDIHFEIINELNPDNNSSILTTVESKLNELKSLLDGIYLINELSPKTSDKLVGFGEALSSFIIAETMKNRGLSAERKNSQDLIITNSNFTKAEVNFGITNNNIKDYFKSANQQITILPGFVAHSTLGEQTTLGRGGSDYTAAIVAAALQVEQLEIWTDVSGMFTTNPELVKQAYPIQNISYQEAMELSHFGAKVLYPPTVQPVLDLNIPIHIKNTLQPHAVGTIISNDDTNGFKPVKGISNINNIALLTLQGSGMIGIPGFSKRLFETLAQEKINVVLITQASSEHSICLGVDENDSEAAKTAIDLVFENEIALHKIDPIIVETGLSIIALVGDNMKNHQGISGKMFSTLGKNNINIRAIAQGASEKNISAVIDKKDVKKALNTLHEQFFETQTKQLNVFITGVGNVGERLVEQIKQQKKYLKENLKINLRIIGLSNSRTMIFDEDGIDLKTWKTQLAKGEKATLEGFFENTKALNLRNSIFVDVTANKNVANLYANYLRESIGVVACNKIACSSDYENYRLLKRLSLKYNAPYLFETNVGAGLPIIDTLNNLIASGDKITSIQAVLSGSLNFVFNNFNDDTKFHDVVKLAAAEGYTEPDPRIDLSGVDVARKILILARESGVEMNLEDIENTPFLSELGLKSDTVDDFYQSLSDDEAHYQNIYSSAKANHCQLKYVAQFNNGKASVGLHEIPEGHPFYNLEGSDNIVMFYTQRYPEQPMIIKGAGAGADVTASGIFSDIIRIGNN, from the coding sequence ATGAAGGTTTTAAAATTTGGAGGAACATCTGTAGGTTCTTCAAAAAACATAAATAGCGTTATGCAAATTCTGGATAATTATTCGAAAGATGGCGCTGTAATATGTGTGGTTTCGGCCGTTGGTGGCATTACCGACAAACTTTTACGCGCTGGAAATCAAGCAAAAAATAAAGACAACGATTTTATAAATACATTCGGTATAATTAAGGATATCCATTTTGAAATTATAAATGAACTCAATCCTGATAACAACAGTTCTATTTTAACTACTGTTGAAAGCAAACTAAACGAACTAAAAAGTCTATTGGATGGTATTTATTTGATTAATGAATTATCGCCAAAAACATCCGATAAACTTGTTGGTTTTGGTGAAGCATTGTCGTCTTTCATTATTGCTGAAACCATGAAAAACAGAGGTTTATCAGCCGAACGTAAAAATTCGCAAGACTTGATTATTACCAATTCAAATTTTACAAAAGCCGAAGTAAACTTTGGTATAACCAATAATAACATTAAAGATTATTTTAAGTCAGCAAATCAGCAAATCACCATACTTCCCGGTTTTGTAGCCCATTCAACTTTAGGTGAGCAAACCACCCTTGGTCGTGGTGGTTCCGATTATACGGCTGCGATTGTTGCTGCGGCATTACAGGTAGAACAATTGGAAATTTGGACGGATGTTAGCGGCATGTTTACCACCAACCCCGAATTGGTAAAACAAGCCTACCCGATTCAAAATATTTCGTATCAAGAAGCGATGGAATTATCGCATTTTGGTGCCAAAGTTTTGTATCCACCAACGGTGCAACCGGTTTTAGATTTAAACATTCCCATCCACATAAAAAACACCTTGCAACCACATGCCGTTGGAACGATAATTTCCAATGACGATACAAATGGATTTAAGCCCGTAAAAGGTATAAGCAACATTAATAATATAGCATTACTAACGCTTCAAGGTAGCGGTATGATTGGTATTCCGGGGTTTTCCAAACGCCTGTTTGAAACGCTGGCACAGGAGAAAATAAATGTCGTTTTAATAACCCAGGCGTCATCGGAACATTCCATTTGTTTGGGCGTCGACGAAAACGATAGTGAAGCAGCAAAAACAGCCATCGATTTGGTTTTTGAAAATGAAATTGCGCTCCATAAAATTGACCCGATAATTGTGGAAACCGGATTATCTATTATTGCCCTTGTTGGCGATAACATGAAAAATCACCAAGGGATTAGTGGCAAAATGTTTAGCACTTTAGGAAAAAACAATATTAATATTCGGGCCATTGCACAAGGTGCTTCAGAAAAAAATATCTCTGCGGTTATTGATAAAAAAGATGTAAAAAAAGCGTTAAACACATTGCACGAACAGTTTTTTGAAACCCAAACCAAACAACTAAATGTGTTTATAACAGGCGTTGGTAATGTGGGAGAACGCTTGGTGGAACAGATTAAACAGCAAAAAAAATACTTAAAGGAAAACTTAAAAATCAACTTGCGCATTATAGGTTTATCCAATTCCAGAACCATGATTTTTGATGAAGATGGTATCGATTTAAAAACCTGGAAAACGCAATTGGCTAAAGGAGAAAAGGCAACTTTAGAAGGGTTTTTCGAAAACACAAAAGCACTCAATTTACGCAATAGCATTTTTGTGGATGTTACCGCAAATAAAAACGTGGCCAATTTATACGCCAACTATTTACGGGAAAGTATTGGTGTAGTGGCGTGCAATAAAATAGCCTGCTCCAGCGATTACGAAAATTACCGCTTACTAAAACGTTTGTCGCTTAAATATAATGCCCCTTATTTATTTGAAACCAATGTTGGTGCAGGTTTACCTATTATTGACACGTTGAATAACTTAATAGCTTCGGGCGATAAAATCACATCTATTCAAGCGGTATTATCCGGTAGTTTAAATTTTGTTTTTAATAATTTTAATGATGACACAAAATTTCACGATGTTGTTAAACTAGCTGCCGCCGAAGGCTATACCGAACCGGATCCAAGAATTGATTTAAGTGGTGTGGATGTGGCACGTAAAATTTTAATTTTGGCCAGGGAAAGCGGTGTAGAAATGAATTTGGAAGACATTGAAAACACACCATTCTTATCAGAATTAGGGTTAAAAAGCGATACGGTTGATGATTTTTATCAATCCTTAAGTGACGATGAAGCACATTATCAAAACATATATTCTTCCGCGAAAGCGAACCATTGCCAATTAAAATACGTGGCACAATTTAACAACGGAAAAGCGAGCGTTGGCTTACATGAAATTCCAGAAGGACACCCCTTTTATAATTTGGAAGGCAGCGATAATATTGTGATGTTTTACACACAGCGTTATCCCGAACAACCCATGATCATTAAAGGCGCAGGCGCTGGAGCCGATGTAACGGCATCGGGAATTTTCTCTGATATTATTAGAATTGGAAACAACTAA
- a CDS encoding NAD(P)H-hydrate dehydratase, with amino-acid sequence MKIFSKEQIYEGDKLTAERQNITSTELMERAGTQIFNWMHMRMQGAQVPIHVFCGIGNNGGDGLVIARHLVTYGYNVKTYVVNCSDKRSKDFLVNYDRIKNVTKEWPTLLSCAEDFPEIHQDDIIVDAVFGIGLNRPVDGWVKALFMHFRNTKAFTLSIDVPSGLSTDKVPTDPDAVVWAGYTLSFASPKLVFFLPDTAKYTVQWEVLDIGLDQEFLYTTETEVDLIGKHEVLPMYIPREKFSHKGQFGHALIVGGTYGKIGAVTLASKAALSAGAGLISAYIPKCGYAILQTSFPEAMVITDENEALISNIDLKNVEPTVIGFGVGVGTNPKTVSAFEAFLKSNKTPLVVDADGINILSKKKTLLKLLPEATILTPHPKELERLIGKWKDDFDKLKKVKAFSKKHSTIVVIKGANTITVFQDKLYVNTTGNPGLATAGSGDVLTGIITGLISQGYNPLVAAIFGVYLHGKSADIAVEDFGYQSLIASHVINYLGETFIDLFKQPEQPPQEQEEQEERKKEDKK; translated from the coding sequence ATGAAAATATTTTCAAAAGAACAAATTTATGAAGGCGACAAACTTACGGCCGAACGCCAAAACATCACATCCACTGAGTTAATGGAACGCGCTGGTACCCAAATTTTTAATTGGATGCATATGCGCATGCAAGGTGCTCAAGTGCCTATTCATGTGTTTTGTGGCATTGGTAATAATGGAGGTGACGGCTTAGTGATTGCGCGCCATTTGGTCACTTACGGGTATAATGTTAAAACCTATGTGGTTAATTGTAGCGATAAGCGTTCAAAGGATTTTTTAGTTAATTACGACCGCATTAAAAATGTAACTAAAGAATGGCCAACACTATTAAGTTGTGCCGAAGATTTTCCTGAAATTCATCAAGACGATATCATTGTTGATGCCGTATTTGGAATTGGACTAAACCGACCCGTAGATGGTTGGGTAAAAGCGTTATTTATGCATTTTAGGAACACAAAAGCGTTTACGCTGTCTATTGATGTGCCTTCGGGATTAAGCACCGATAAAGTGCCAACAGACCCCGATGCAGTGGTTTGGGCGGGTTACACCTTGAGTTTTGCATCGCCAAAATTAGTGTTCTTTTTGCCAGATACCGCTAAATACACCGTGCAATGGGAAGTGTTGGATATAGGCCTGGACCAAGAGTTTTTGTACACCACTGAAACGGAGGTCGATTTAATTGGAAAACATGAGGTTTTGCCCATGTACATTCCTAGGGAAAAGTTTTCGCATAAAGGACAGTTCGGTCATGCGCTCATCGTTGGTGGCACTTATGGAAAAATAGGCGCGGTAACCTTGGCAAGTAAAGCCGCACTATCGGCAGGAGCAGGTTTGATAAGTGCTTATATTCCAAAATGTGGATATGCAATTTTGCAGACTTCCTTTCCAGAGGCTATGGTAATTACCGATGAAAATGAAGCGCTTATATCTAACATCGATTTAAAAAATGTAGAGCCAACCGTTATTGGTTTTGGCGTGGGTGTTGGTACGAATCCTAAAACTGTAAGTGCCTTTGAAGCGTTTTTAAAAAGCAATAAAACACCATTGGTTGTTGATGCCGACGGGATTAACATCTTATCAAAAAAGAAAACATTATTGAAGTTGTTGCCCGAAGCCACCATTTTAACACCGCACCCCAAAGAATTGGAACGATTAATTGGTAAGTGGAAAGACGATTTTGATAAACTAAAAAAAGTGAAAGCTTTTTCAAAAAAACACAGCACTATAGTCGTTATTAAAGGTGCAAATACCATAACCGTTTTCCAAGATAAATTATATGTAAATACTACCGGAAACCCTGGGTTGGCAACCGCAGGAAGTGGCGATGTGCTAACAGGTATTATTACGGGGTTAATATCTCAAGGATACAATCCGTTGGTGGCCGCTATTTTTGGTGTGTATTTGCATGGAAAATCGGCCGACATTGCTGTTGAGGATTTTGGCTATCAAAGTTTAATTGCAAGTCATGTGATAAATTATTTAGGTGAAACTTTTATAGATTTGTTTAAACAACCCGAACAGCCGCCACAAGAGCAAGAAGAGCAGGAAGAGCGTAAAAAAGAAGACAAAAAGTAA